TTCTTCGGAGCGTTCGACGATGTTTCGGACAAAACGACCGTTACCGGCGATGTCCAAGTTGCGTCGCGAGATTCCGTTGGCGTCGGGTGTCGACTCGGTCGCCAACTTGGTGAACAACTCCTCCATGTGGTCGAGCGCGGCCTTTTCGAAGATGCTGTCGCGCTGCTCGGCCATCTTGTTCGCAATCTCGACGAGTTCCGACGGTGCGTAGGAAGGGAAGTCGATGTTGCGGGTGAACCGAGAACGCAAGCCCTCGTTGGTGTCCAGGAACTTGTCCAGGTCGGCCCGGTACCCGGCGATGATGACCACCAGGCGGTCGCGGTCGTTCTCCATCCGCGCCAGCAGCGTGTCGATGGCCACCAGGCCGAAGTCATTCTTGGCGCCCGTGGCGACCAGCGCGTAGGCCTCGTCGAGGAACAGCACGCCGTCGAGCGCGCTGTCGATGATGGCGTTGGTCTTGGCCTCGGTCTCGCCGATGTGCTGGCCGATGAGGTCGGCGCGGTGCACCTCGCGGATGTTCTCCCGCTTCAAAAGCCCCAGGCCGCAATAGATCTTGGCGACCACGCGGGCGATGGTGGTCTTACCGGTTCCGGGCGGGCCGGCGAAGACCAGGTGGTGGGCGCGCTGCGCGACCGCGAGCCCGCGCTGCTTGCGGACCAGCTCCATGGCGACCGAGCTCTTCAGCCGCGACACCTGGTTCTTGACCTCCTCGAGGCCGATGAACTCGGCGAGCTGGCGTTCGGCCTCGTGCAGCAGCACGGCCTTGCGTTCGTGGGCGGCGGGATCGACGAAATCCTCGGCGCTGGGCTCGGTTTCGGGATCCCACGGATCGGTGCGGGCCTCGATGCGGGCCGCCGTGGTGGTCACGATGCCGAAACTGGTGTCGGTCAGGGCCTGCTCGACCTGTTCGTTCTCGGGGTGGGCCGCGTACAGGTCCTGCAGCACTTCGCTCGCCGAGTCCTCGTCGACGTGCGCGCGCAGCACCAGAGCTTTGGCCAGCGCGCCGTCCACGGCCGCCACCGCGACCGGTCCCTCGGGCTCTTCCAGATAGGACAGCGCCGGCGCGAACATGCCCAGCCGGGCCAGCGCGGTGCCCAGGGCGATCTTGGCCGCGTGAGAGAACGCCTCGTCGAGATCCGTGTCGTTGACGATCGGGGTCAGCAGCTTGACGACGTCCGACCAGCGCTCGGCGCGGTAGTTGGTGACGACGGACACCCAGCGGGCTTCGCGCCAGTTCGGGCGGTCGGCGGTCAGGCCGGCGACGATCGAGTCGGCCTGCGCAAACCGTCCCGCGGTCGCGAGCGCGGCCGCGTAGGCGAGGTGGAAGTCGTCGGGAGTCGTCGCGCGGAACTGTAGATACAGTCCGGTGTCGTAGCGGAAGCCCAGCGAGTCGGGCGCCAGATCGACCTGACGCTGCAGCACGCCCGCGGTGGCCGCGGTGCGCGACACCGACTCGAGCACCCGCAGGGACGCGTCCCCGGCGGCCGCCAGTCCCGTCCACGCGTCGCATTGGTCGTGGGCGATGCGCGTCA
The sequence above is drawn from the Mycobacterium marseillense genome and encodes:
- the eccA3 gene encoding type VII secretion system ESX-3 AAA family ATPase EccA3, encoding MEHGDTGMLTVQPVNSRVDTRVDGDVVSRFATCCRALGIVVYQRQRPADLAAARSGFTALTRIAHDQCDAWTGLAAAGDASLRVLESVSRTAATAGVLQRQVDLAPDSLGFRYDTGLYLQFRATTPDDFHLAYAAALATAGRFAQADSIVAGLTADRPNWREARWVSVVTNYRAERWSDVVKLLTPIVNDTDLDEAFSHAAKIALGTALARLGMFAPALSYLEEPEGPVAVAAVDGALAKALVLRAHVDEDSASEVLQDLYAAHPENEQVEQALTDTSFGIVTTTAARIEARTDPWDPETEPSAEDFVDPAAHERKAVLLHEAERQLAEFIGLEEVKNQVSRLKSSVAMELVRKQRGLAVAQRAHHLVFAGPPGTGKTTIARVVAKIYCGLGLLKRENIREVHRADLIGQHIGETEAKTNAIIDSALDGVLFLDEAYALVATGAKNDFGLVAIDTLLARMENDRDRLVVIIAGYRADLDKFLDTNEGLRSRFTRNIDFPSYAPSELVEIANKMAEQRDSIFEKAALDHMEELFTKLATESTPDANGISRRNLDIAGNGRFVRNIVERSEEEREFRLDHSEHAGTGEFSDEELMTITDDDVARSVEPLLRGLGLSVPA